A stretch of Halostagnicola kamekurae DNA encodes these proteins:
- the aroC gene encoding chorismate synthase, with translation MNGNTFGRLFQVTTFGESHGEAMGCTVSGCPAGLELSESDIQGDLDRRKPGQSMITTSRGEADAVSIKSGVQDGYTTGTPIGMVIQNKDARSGKYEPFITAPRPSHGDFTYSAKFGTRNWGGGGRSSARETVNWVAAGAIAKKILATQGIELKAHVNQIGSVEAPEVSFEEIIEHSEENDVRCAHPETAAEMQELIEDYQEEGDSIGGSIYFEAQGVPTGLGAPRFDSLSARLGQAMMAVPATTAFEFGLGREAREWTGKDRNDDWEFDADGNPTPVENDHGGIQGGISSGEPIYGEVTLHAPTSIPKSQQTADWETGELKEEKVIGRHDPVLPPRGVPVVEAMLALTLVDFMLLSGRINPDRLDDQPGEYDTDYHPSNPQNE, from the coding sequence ATGAACGGCAATACGTTCGGTCGCCTCTTTCAGGTGACCACGTTCGGCGAGAGTCACGGCGAGGCGATGGGCTGTACGGTCTCGGGCTGTCCGGCCGGCCTCGAGCTGTCCGAATCGGACATCCAGGGGGACCTCGATCGGCGCAAACCGGGCCAGTCGATGATCACGACCAGTCGCGGCGAAGCCGACGCCGTCTCGATCAAATCGGGCGTCCAGGACGGGTACACGACCGGGACGCCGATCGGGATGGTCATCCAGAACAAGGACGCCCGGTCCGGCAAGTACGAGCCGTTTATCACCGCGCCGCGGCCGTCCCACGGCGATTTTACCTACTCGGCGAAGTTCGGGACGCGAAACTGGGGCGGAGGCGGTCGTTCGTCCGCGCGCGAAACGGTCAACTGGGTCGCCGCCGGCGCGATCGCGAAGAAGATCCTCGCGACCCAGGGGATCGAGCTCAAAGCGCACGTCAACCAGATCGGATCGGTCGAGGCACCGGAGGTGAGTTTCGAGGAGATCATAGAACACAGCGAGGAGAACGACGTTCGCTGTGCTCATCCCGAGACCGCAGCGGAGATGCAAGAACTCATCGAGGACTATCAGGAGGAAGGCGACTCTATCGGCGGTTCGATCTACTTCGAAGCCCAGGGAGTGCCGACCGGGCTGGGCGCGCCGCGATTCGATTCGCTCTCGGCGCGGCTCGGGCAGGCGATGATGGCCGTGCCCGCGACGACGGCCTTCGAGTTCGGTCTCGGCCGCGAGGCGCGCGAGTGGACCGGCAAGGACCGAAACGACGACTGGGAGTTCGACGCGGACGGGAACCCGACGCCGGTCGAGAACGACCACGGCGGCATTCAGGGCGGAATCAGTTCGGGCGAACCGATCTACGGCGAGGTAACGCTACACGCGCCGACCTCGATCCCGAAGAGCCAGCAGACCGCCGACTGGGAGACGGGAGAGCTGAAAGAAGAGAAGGTCATTGGCCGCCACGATCCGGTCCTTCCGCCGCGGGGCGTTCCGGTCGTCGAAGCGATGCTCGCGCTCACCCTCGTCGACTTCATGCTACTGTCGGGACGCATTAATCCGGATCGGCTCGACGATCAGCCCGGAGAGTACGACACCGACTACCATCCGAGTAATCCACAGAACGAGTAA
- a CDS encoding ABC transporter ATP-binding protein, with protein MNAITATDLTKRFDGTVVVDNLDLVVPSGTVYGFLGPNGAGKTTTMRMLTTLTRPTSGSATIMGEPVTDRDAVRSSIGYLPEDPPVFDELTGREQLEYYARLRDIPEETANKRIDGWLDRFDLRADATKRIEAYSKGMRQKIGLIQALLHEPDVVFLDEPTSGLDPRAARTVLDVLDQVADEGHTVFLSTHILSVVEELADLVGVLYQGRIVEEGDPAELTGTLEAAEDSTLEDVFLSVTTDHSAPVVGE; from the coding sequence ATGAACGCTATCACAGCAACCGATCTCACGAAGCGATTCGACGGAACAGTCGTCGTCGATAATCTCGATCTCGTCGTTCCCAGCGGCACCGTGTACGGCTTTCTCGGACCGAACGGTGCCGGGAAGACGACGACGATGCGAATGCTGACGACGTTGACGCGGCCGACTTCCGGGAGCGCGACGATCATGGGCGAACCGGTCACCGACCGCGACGCCGTCCGATCGTCGATCGGCTACCTCCCCGAGGACCCGCCGGTGTTCGACGAACTCACGGGCAGGGAACAACTCGAGTACTACGCGCGCCTCAGGGACATTCCAGAGGAGACCGCGAACAAACGCATCGACGGCTGGCTGGATCGGTTCGATCTCCGGGCAGATGCCACAAAGCGGATCGAGGCGTACTCGAAAGGGATGCGCCAGAAGATCGGACTCATCCAGGCCTTGCTACACGAACCCGATGTCGTCTTCCTCGACGAGCCGACGTCCGGACTCGACCCGCGCGCGGCGCGGACCGTTCTCGACGTCCTCGACCAGGTCGCCGACGAGGGCCACACCGTCTTCCTCTCGACGCACATCCTCTCGGTCGTCGAGGAACTGGCGGACCTCGTCGGCGTGCTCTATCAGGGCCGCATCGTCGAAGAGGGCGATCCGGCGGAGTTGACCGGAACGCTCGAGGCCGCGGAAGACTCCACTCTCGAGGACGTCTTCCTCTCGGTAACGACCGACCACAGTGCCCCAGTCGTCGGTGAGTAA
- the aroA gene encoding 3-phosphoshikimate 1-carboxyvinyltransferase produces the protein MNVTLAPSELEGTATAPPSKSYTHRAILASGYADSATVRDALWSADTRATARAVTLFGGSVTRSDDGTLEIEGFDGTPEVPADVIDCDNSGTTMRLVTAAAALADGTSVLTGDGSLRSRPQGPLLEALSDLGADAASTRQNGQAPLVVTGPLSGDRVSIPGDVSSQYITALLMAGAVTAEGLEIDLETELKSAPYVDVTIEVLADFGVDAESTDDGFAVPGGQSYAPEGGEYAVPGDFSSISYPLAAGAIASEGGVRIEGAHPSAQGDTAIVDVVDRMGANVEWNRDDGTIDVSTGALEGIDVSVEDTPDLLPTIATLGAVADGETRITDAEHVRYKETDRVSAMAEELEKMGVETTETRDSLTVHGDESTVRGAIVDGRGDHRIVMSLALAGLVADGETTIRGGEHVDVSFPGFFDTLSSLGATLETEN, from the coding sequence ATGAACGTCACGCTCGCTCCGTCGGAGCTCGAGGGAACGGCGACGGCACCGCCATCGAAGAGTTACACGCATCGTGCGATTCTGGCGTCGGGGTACGCCGATAGCGCGACGGTCCGCGACGCGCTCTGGAGTGCGGATACGCGAGCGACCGCGCGTGCGGTGACCCTGTTCGGGGGCAGCGTCACCCGATCGGACGACGGGACCCTCGAGATCGAGGGCTTCGACGGGACTCCCGAGGTGCCGGCGGACGTGATCGACTGCGACAACAGCGGCACGACGATGCGTCTCGTCACCGCGGCGGCGGCGCTGGCCGACGGCACGAGCGTGCTCACCGGCGACGGGTCGCTCCGGTCGCGTCCACAGGGGCCGCTGCTCGAGGCGCTCTCGGATCTGGGAGCCGACGCGGCGAGCACGCGACAAAATGGACAGGCACCACTGGTCGTCACCGGTCCGCTGTCGGGCGACCGCGTGTCGATTCCGGGCGACGTGTCCTCGCAGTACATCACCGCCCTGTTGATGGCCGGCGCGGTGACGGCAGAGGGTCTCGAGATCGACCTCGAGACGGAACTCAAGTCCGCGCCGTACGTCGACGTGACGATCGAAGTGTTGGCTGACTTCGGCGTCGACGCCGAATCGACCGATGACGGCTTCGCGGTCCCGGGTGGGCAGTCCTACGCGCCCGAAGGCGGCGAGTACGCCGTCCCCGGCGACTTCTCGTCGATCTCGTATCCGCTCGCGGCGGGCGCGATCGCGAGCGAGGGTGGCGTTCGAATCGAGGGGGCACATCCGAGCGCGCAGGGTGACACCGCGATCGTCGATGTGGTCGATCGGATGGGCGCGAACGTCGAATGGAACCGCGACGACGGGACGATCGACGTCTCGACGGGTGCGCTCGAGGGAATCGACGTTTCGGTCGAAGACACGCCTGATCTCCTCCCGACGATCGCGACCCTCGGCGCGGTCGCCGACGGCGAGACGCGGATCACCGACGCTGAACACGTCCGATACAAGGAGACCGATCGCGTGAGCGCAATGGCGGAGGAACTCGAGAAGATGGGCGTCGAAACGACCGAAACCCGGGATTCATTGACCGTTCACGGCGACGAGTCGACGGTTCGGGGAGCGATCGTCGACGGACGCGGCGACCACCGCATCGTCATGTCGCTGGCGCTCGCGGGACTCGTCGCCGACGGCGAAACGACGATCCGGGGCGGCGAACACGTCGACGTTTCCTTCCCCGGGTTTTTCGACACCCTTTCGAGTCTCGGTGCGACGCTCGAGACCGAGAACTAA
- a CDS encoding LolA family protein, whose protein sequence is MRRRRLIAAGVTGALAGCLEKTSSADDPSGDDLVRAAIDAREAVNNLAAVRTMTAETPEETIERRERLFQRPPDAQRREVLESSDSRAPEGTVSVRTQAVTWGYYPTTGKVLERHHPNRFVEDRTRLILQSLLEEYDLALDGTDTVDDRDAYVVDATPKSDEEVGRSIELLVGETIYTIPLGGGGR, encoded by the coding sequence ATGCGCCGCCGCCGTCTCATCGCAGCAGGTGTCACCGGTGCCCTCGCCGGGTGTCTCGAGAAAACGAGTTCGGCGGACGACCCTTCCGGCGACGACCTCGTTCGAGCGGCCATCGACGCTCGAGAGGCCGTCAACAACCTCGCCGCCGTCCGGACGATGACGGCCGAAACGCCGGAAGAGACCATCGAACGCCGGGAACGACTCTTTCAGCGACCGCCGGACGCCCAGCGACGGGAGGTCCTCGAGTCGTCCGACTCGCGGGCGCCCGAGGGGACAGTGTCGGTCCGAACGCAGGCGGTGACGTGGGGGTACTATCCGACCACGGGAAAAGTTCTCGAACGCCACCACCCGAACCGGTTCGTCGAGGACCGAACCCGTCTGATCCTGCAATCGCTCCTCGAGGAGTACGATCTGGCCCTCGACGGAACTGACACGGTCGACGACAGGGACGCGTACGTCGTCGATGCGACCCCGAAATCGGACGAGGAAGTCGGCCGATCGATCGAGTTGCTGGTCGGGGAAACGATATACACGATTCCGCTCGGGGGGGGGGGTCGATGA
- a CDS encoding M24 family metallopeptidase, producing the protein MDIDLEPLRSALAAEGIDGYLIDADGSDSDQRYVSDFTAPDPYQTLVTTAPTGQSSGSAGPSEPTGSSESAESPGSDEFGGRRGVHLLVSGLEYGRARTDATVDSIARRADFDYRDRVAEYGPQEGTVRTIAAFLESHDVESVAVPPSFPTGTADGLRERGISVTVESQRIVETEIRARKSGWEVEQIQSTQRANERAMAVAEELIATADVEDGVLVYDGDPLTSERVTTEIEIELLRNGCALDETIVACGADGADPHDRGSGPLEADELIVIDIFPRDKETGYFGDMTRTFLRGVPSEEQRRRYDVTQRAYEAALEAVEAGVTGAAVHDVACDVIEDAGYETLRSDPTTETGYIHNTGHGVGLDIHEQPTVSPSGGELEPGHVISIEPGIYDPAVGGVRIEDLVVVTEDGHRNFNEYGVRLEPRA; encoded by the coding sequence ATGGATATCGACCTCGAACCGCTTCGGTCCGCGCTCGCGGCCGAGGGTATCGACGGCTACCTCATCGACGCCGACGGATCGGACTCCGACCAGCGGTACGTCTCCGATTTCACTGCCCCGGACCCCTACCAGACGCTGGTTACGACCGCGCCGACCGGCCAGTCGAGCGGATCGGCCGGTCCGTCCGAGCCGACTGGTTCGTCCGAATCAGCAGAGTCGCCCGGATCGGACGAGTTCGGCGGGCGTCGCGGCGTCCATCTCCTAGTCTCCGGCCTCGAGTACGGGCGAGCGCGCACGGACGCGACCGTCGACTCGATCGCTCGACGCGCCGACTTCGACTATCGCGACCGCGTCGCGGAATACGGCCCCCAGGAGGGAACCGTCCGGACGATCGCGGCGTTTCTCGAGTCACACGACGTCGAGTCGGTGGCCGTTCCCCCGAGCTTCCCGACGGGGACCGCGGACGGACTTCGGGAACGGGGGATTTCGGTGACGGTCGAATCCCAGAGGATCGTCGAAACGGAGATCCGAGCGCGCAAATCCGGGTGGGAGGTCGAACAGATTCAGTCGACCCAGCGTGCGAACGAGCGGGCGATGGCCGTCGCCGAGGAGTTGATCGCGACCGCGGACGTCGAGGACGGCGTTCTCGTGTACGACGGCGACCCGCTGACGAGCGAGCGCGTCACGACTGAGATCGAAATCGAACTGCTTCGCAACGGCTGTGCGCTCGACGAGACGATCGTCGCCTGCGGGGCCGACGGCGCGGACCCCCACGACCGCGGCAGCGGCCCACTCGAGGCGGACGAACTGATCGTGATCGACATCTTCCCGCGGGACAAGGAGACTGGCTACTTCGGCGATATGACCCGCACGTTCCTGCGCGGCGTCCCGAGCGAGGAACAACGCCGGCGATACGACGTGACCCAGCGCGCTTACGAGGCGGCCCTCGAGGCCGTCGAGGCGGGCGTAACGGGAGCGGCGGTCCACGACGTGGCCTGCGACGTGATCGAAGACGCCGGCTACGAAACCCTGCGGAGCGATCCGACGACGGAAACGGGCTACATTCACAACACGGGCCACGGCGTCGGCCTCGACATCCACGAACAGCCCACGGTGTCGCCGTCCGGCGGGGAACTCGAGCCCGGCCACGTCATCAGCATCGAGCCCGGCATCTACGATCCGGCCGTCGGCGGCGTCCGAATCGAGGATCTGGTCGTCGTCACCGAGGACGGACACAGGAATTTCAACGAGTACGGCGTTCGCCTCGAGCCGAGGGCGTAG
- a CDS encoding GMP synthase subunit A, whose translation MTKIVVVDNHGQFTHLEDRALRDLGVDSELIDNDTPPEDVDADGVVLSGGPDMDRTGESAAYLESDMPVLGICLGMQLIAEELGGRVGGGEYGGYADVTVDLHSEDDPLTGSLYPETRVWASHADEVKEVPDGFERTASSDVCGVEAMSDTDRDLYGVQWHPEVAHTEEGDEIFENFLEICAGN comes from the coding sequence ATGACGAAGATCGTCGTGGTGGACAACCACGGACAGTTTACGCACCTGGAGGATCGAGCGCTTCGGGACCTCGGCGTCGACTCGGAACTGATCGACAACGACACGCCACCTGAAGACGTCGACGCCGACGGCGTCGTGCTCTCGGGCGGGCCGGACATGGATCGCACTGGAGAATCGGCGGCGTACCTCGAGTCGGACATGCCGGTGCTGGGAATCTGTCTTGGCATGCAGTTGATCGCCGAGGAACTCGGCGGTCGCGTCGGCGGCGGCGAGTACGGCGGCTACGCCGACGTCACCGTCGACCTGCACTCGGAGGACGACCCGCTCACGGGTTCGCTGTATCCCGAAACCCGCGTCTGGGCGAGTCATGCCGACGAGGTCAAAGAAGTTCCCGATGGATTCGAACGGACCGCCTCGAGCGACGTCTGCGGTGTCGAGGCGATGAGCGACACCGACCGGGATCTCTACGGCGTCCAGTGGCACCCGGAGGTCGCTCACACCGAGGAAGGCGACGAGATCTTCGAGAACTTCCTCGAGATCTGTGCGGGTAACTGA
- the pan1 gene encoding proteasome-activating nucleotidase Pan1 produces the protein MSDTVDDVDLPYDEDEASQQEKIQSLEDRLEILESQNEEMRDKLLDANAENNKYQQKLERLTHENKKLKQSPLFVATVQELTDEGVIIKQHGNNQEALTEVTEEMREDLEPDSRVAVNNSLSIVKTLSGETDVRARVMEVTQSPEVEYEDIGGLEDQLQEVRETVEMPMKKPGMFDDVGIEPPSGVLLHGPPGTGKTMLAKAVANQTDATFIKMAGSELVHKFIGEGAKLVRDLFEVAREHEPAVIFIDEIDAIAAKRTESKTSGDAEVQRTMMQLLSEMDGFEERGEIRIIAATNRFDMLDRAILRPGRFDRLIEVPKPDQEGRELIFQIHTRGMNVADDVEFESLAAEADEASGADVKAICTEAGMFAIRDDRTEIRMEDFQNAWEKVQASSDETEDVSKTFA, from the coding sequence ATGAGCGACACTGTGGACGACGTCGACCTCCCATACGACGAGGACGAGGCGTCCCAACAGGAGAAAATACAGTCGCTCGAGGACCGCCTGGAGATCCTCGAGTCGCAAAACGAGGAGATGCGCGACAAACTCCTCGATGCGAACGCCGAGAACAACAAGTACCAGCAGAAACTCGAGCGACTCACCCACGAAAACAAGAAGCTAAAGCAGTCGCCGCTTTTCGTCGCGACGGTTCAGGAACTGACCGACGAAGGCGTCATCATCAAACAGCACGGAAACAATCAGGAGGCCCTGACCGAGGTCACCGAGGAGATGCGCGAGGACCTCGAGCCCGATTCCCGGGTCGCCGTCAACAACTCCCTCTCGATCGTCAAGACCCTCTCCGGAGAGACCGACGTCCGGGCTCGCGTGATGGAAGTCACCCAGAGCCCCGAAGTCGAGTACGAGGACATCGGCGGGCTCGAGGACCAGCTACAGGAGGTTCGCGAAACCGTCGAGATGCCGATGAAGAAACCCGGCATGTTCGACGACGTCGGTATCGAACCGCCGAGCGGCGTCCTCCTTCACGGACCGCCGGGAACCGGTAAGACGATGCTCGCGAAAGCGGTCGCAAACCAGACCGACGCGACGTTCATCAAGATGGCCGGCTCGGAGCTGGTCCACAAGTTCATCGGTGAAGGTGCGAAACTCGTTCGAGACCTCTTCGAGGTCGCACGCGAGCACGAACCCGCGGTCATCTTCATCGACGAGATCGACGCCATCGCCGCCAAGCGAACCGAGTCCAAGACCTCCGGCGACGCCGAAGTCCAGCGGACGATGATGCAACTGCTCTCGGAGATGGACGGCTTCGAAGAGCGCGGCGAGATCCGCATCATCGCCGCCACCAACCGCTTCGACATGCTCGATCGCGCCATCCTCCGCCCCGGCCGCTTCGACCGACTCATCGAAGTTCCCAAACCCGATCAGGAGGGCCGAGAACTGATCTTCCAGATCCACACTCGAGGCATGAACGTCGCCGACGACGTCGAGTTCGAGTCCCTCGCCGCCGAGGCCGACGAGGCCTCCGGTGCCGACGTCAAGGCGATCTGTACCGAGGCCGGGATGTTCGCCATCCGCGACGACCGAACCGAGATCCGGATGGAGGACTTCCAGAACGCCTGGGAGAAGGTTCAGGCCAGTTCCGACGAGACCGAGGACGTCTCGAAGACGTTCGCCTGA
- a CDS encoding MarR family transcriptional regulator gives MSASEPFRQESTPRGSWEDVRDLPPSAKLVAKVLEYNDTMTQQQIADETLLPARTVRYALNRLDDQNVIDSRFSFSDARKRLYSLDIES, from the coding sequence ATGAGCGCTTCAGAGCCGTTTCGACAGGAGTCGACCCCCCGGGGGAGCTGGGAGGACGTCCGGGATCTGCCGCCGAGTGCGAAACTCGTCGCGAAGGTCCTCGAGTACAACGACACGATGACCCAACAGCAGATTGCAGACGAGACCCTGCTTCCGGCGCGAACCGTCCGTTACGCGCTCAACCGCCTCGACGACCAAAACGTCATCGACTCTCGCTTTTCGTTCTCGGACGCCCGAAAACGGCTTTACAGCCTCGACATCGAATCCTGA
- the mre11 gene encoding DNA double-strand break repair protein Mre11: MTRVIHTGDTHIGYQQYNTPERRRDFLEAFREVVDDAVEDDVDAVVHAGDLFHDRRPGLVDLQGTVEILRTLEDADIPFLAVVGNHESKRDGQWLDLFADLGLATRLGAEPHVLDDVALYGLDFVPRSRRDALEYDFDPLPDAADHAALVTHGLFEPFAHADWDTERLLEESTVDFDAVLLGDNHKPDTAEVLETWVTYCGSTERASASEREDRGYNIVTFDSATESQSDETDEVTIRRRGLADTRSFVFVDVELGEGEGLERVQERVREYDLEDAVVIVTVEGDGRPITPATVEEFATDRGALVSRVNDRRELPEQDEEVSVSFADPDDAVRERVRELGLSDAALNIDRTVRRADLADSNVRETAERLVRELLEEDRSAFEPAPDRDPEDVTTLADAIADGDGEAVDGDSETAGKGVEPADEAVEAADKDGELADTDTDTTDELPSDSSEETTGSPSEEGGPQSERTTEDATATAPSQSDDRSDDPETDSETTSLGDFA, translated from the coding sequence ATGACGCGGGTGATACACACGGGCGATACCCACATCGGGTACCAGCAGTACAACACACCCGAGCGACGACGCGACTTTCTCGAGGCGTTCCGCGAAGTCGTCGACGACGCGGTCGAGGACGACGTCGACGCGGTGGTCCACGCGGGCGACCTGTTTCACGACCGACGACCGGGACTGGTGGATCTGCAGGGCACGGTCGAAATTCTGCGCACGCTCGAGGACGCCGACATTCCGTTTCTCGCCGTCGTCGGCAACCACGAGTCCAAACGCGACGGCCAGTGGCTCGACCTGTTTGCCGACCTCGGCCTCGCGACTCGACTCGGCGCCGAACCCCACGTTCTCGACGACGTCGCGCTCTACGGCCTCGATTTCGTCCCCCGATCGCGTCGGGATGCCCTCGAGTACGATTTCGACCCGCTCCCGGACGCCGCAGACCATGCGGCGCTCGTGACCCACGGCCTGTTCGAGCCGTTCGCTCACGCCGACTGGGACACCGAACGCCTGCTCGAGGAATCGACCGTCGACTTCGACGCCGTCCTCCTCGGCGACAACCACAAACCCGACACCGCGGAGGTGCTCGAGACGTGGGTCACCTACTGCGGATCGACCGAGCGCGCGAGCGCCAGCGAGCGCGAGGACCGCGGGTACAACATCGTCACCTTCGACTCCGCAACCGAGTCACAATCCGACGAGACGGACGAGGTGACGATCCGCCGACGCGGGCTCGCCGACACGCGCTCGTTCGTCTTCGTCGACGTCGAACTCGGCGAGGGAGAGGGCCTCGAGCGCGTACAGGAACGGGTTCGGGAGTACGACCTCGAGGACGCCGTCGTGATCGTCACCGTCGAAGGGGACGGTCGGCCGATCACGCCCGCGACCGTCGAGGAGTTCGCGACCGACCGCGGCGCGCTCGTCTCGCGAGTCAACGACCGCCGAGAGCTTCCCGAACAGGACGAGGAGGTCTCGGTCAGCTTCGCCGATCCCGACGACGCCGTCCGAGAACGGGTCCGCGAACTGGGACTCAGCGACGCCGCGTTGAACATAGACCGGACAGTTCGACGCGCGGATCTCGCGGACTCGAACGTTCGAGAAACCGCAGAGCGGCTAGTTCGAGAGCTCCTCGAGGAGGATCGTTCGGCGTTCGAACCCGCGCCGGATCGCGATCCCGAAGATGTCACGACGCTCGCCGATGCAATCGCTGATGGAGACGGCGAGGCGGTCGACGGAGACAGCGAGACGGCCGGTAAAGGTGTCGAGCCAGCCGACGAAGCTGTCGAGGCGGCAGATAAAGACGGCGAGTTGGCTGACACAGACACTGACACGACAGACGAACTACCGTCCGACTCGAGCGAGGAGACTACCGGCTCTCCCTCGGAAGAGGGGGGACCCCAATCAGAAAGGACAACGGAGGACGCGACGGCGACAGCCCCCTCTCAGTCCGACGACCGATCCGACGATCCCGAGACCGATTCGGAGACGACCTCGCTGGGTGATTTCGCGTGA